The nucleotide sequence CTGGAGTCCTGAATCCTGGCCTGTCGCCAGGACATGCTTGTTTGGACTATCTTGCAGTATCGGAATTTCAAAAAGTTAACCACGAATAGACACGAATTAACGCATATTCGTAAAAAATAGTGTTCATTCGTGGTTTAATTAAAAAGGGGGTTCGGGGGCGTTAGCCCCTGACTATCTTGTATTGAAAAAATAAGATAAATAACAGATTAAAAATCCGCACTTAAACAAGTGAGGATTTTTTTATTGCCATTTTAGGAAAAATTAGAATCACTGATTACCGCTGATTTGTCATTCCCGAATGCCCATGTCGGGAATCTACGCCTTTAATGGATTCCCAATAGAACCATTTGGGAATGACACTTTGTGTCATCTGCGTTTCTTTTATCTGCGGTAATCTGCGTTTACAAAAAAAGTGCTTGACAAATCGTGAAAATATGTTATACTTTAATGTTAGGATTGGGAGGTAATTATGCCTGCTAAAATCATACTTATCGTTGAAGATGAACCGGCAGTCGCTGACTTGTTAAAATTCTTATTTGAAAAAGACGGCTATACAACTATTTCTGCATCAGATGGTGAAGAAGCAATCAGTTTAGCAACTTCTAACAAACCTGATTTGATATTGCTGGATTTGATGATTCCTAAAATTGATGGATACAGTGTCTACAGACAACTCCAGGCAGACGAAACAACAGCAAATATTCGGATAATCGTGCTGACTGCTAAAAGTGGGATGCAGGATTTGTTCCAATTTGAGAAAAATATTGTTGCCTATATGGAAAAACCATTTGATCCGAAAATACTAAGAGACAAAGTAAAAGAGGCACTGAATGGCTGAAGATGAACTTTTAATTCAACGATTAGAAAAATTAAAAAGATTAAAAAATTGTAATATAGATCCTTATCCGACTAAATTCTTAACCACGACTACAGCTAAAAAAATTCTTAATGAAATGCCCGCTGGCAATGTCGCCATCAGCGGCCGCATTTTGACAATCAGAAAAATGGGAAAAGCAACTTTTGTGACAATAAAAGATGCCACAGCAAAAATACAACTCTATATCAAACAGGATATTGTCGGGACTGATAATTACAAACTGTTTGAACTTTTTGATATAGGCGATTTTATCGGTGTAAACGGCACAGTATTTAAAACCAAAACAGGCGAGATAACTATAAAGGTAGAAAAATTTCAACTTCTGTCAAAAGCATTAAGAGGCCTGCCTGAAAAATGGCACGGACTTAAAGATATAGAAACCAGATACCGTCAGAGATATCTGGATTTAATCGTAAATGATGATGTTGCAGGAATTTTCAACAAACGGGCTAAAATTATTTCGTCAATCAGAAATTATCTTGATAAAAACGGGTTCGTTGAAGTTGAAACACCGATGATGCAATCAATTCCCGGGGGTGCGGCTGCTAAACCATTCACCACACACCATAACGCACTTGATATTGATTTGTATTTAAGAGTTGCACCTGAACTTTATCTGAAACGATTGGTCGTCGGCGGACTTGAGCGCATTTACGAATTAGGTAGAACTTTTAGAAATGAAGGTATCTCTACAAGACATAATCCGGAATTTACGATTTTAGAAATCTATCAGGCATATTCCGACTATAACGATATGATGGCTTTATGCAAAAATATTATTCAGGAAACAGCAAAAGAAATCGGTATCTCAAAAGTTTTAGTTGCTGAAAAAGAGATAAATCTTTTTGGTGACTGGAATCGGCTATCTCTGGAGACGGCATTCACAGAAGCAGGACTCAATTTTGCAGATATTTTTTCAGAAGATAAATTAAAAAAATTAGGACAGGAATTCCAAGTTGAGAATTATCAAAAAATGCCTGTACGAAAAATATTTGACCACCTGTTTGATAAACTGGTAAAGCCGAAACTTATACAACCAACATTCGTTGTTGACTGGCCTAAATTCTTGTGTCCACTGGCAAAATCAAAATCCGAAAGACCAGAAATTGCCGAAAGATTTGAACTGTTTATTGCAACTGAAGAACTTGCAAATGCATATTCAGAATTAAATGACCCTGTAGAACAGAAAAAAAGATTTGAAGAACAACTTAAAGAACGAGAAAAAGGCGACGAAGAAGCAGAATTTTACGACGAAGATTACATAAAAGCACTTGAATACGGCATGCCACCGACCGGCGGGCTCGGAATAGGCATTGACCGTCTCGTAATTCTTCTGACGCAGCAAGAATCCATAAAAGATGTCATCCTGTTCCCGCTGTTAAAACCGATTAAGTAATAGGCAACGGCCTCAACAACAAAAAGCAGTATATTGTAAGTTAACTGGTCAATCGGCGCGTAAAAAATAACTGCCGGTTTCACAGCGTTATCTGCTATGTGAAAAAAGTTAAGCGTCCAATT is from Elusimicrobiota bacterium and encodes:
- the lysS gene encoding lysine--tRNA ligase encodes the protein MAEDELLIQRLEKLKRLKNCNIDPYPTKFLTTTTAKKILNEMPAGNVAISGRILTIRKMGKATFVTIKDATAKIQLYIKQDIVGTDNYKLFELFDIGDFIGVNGTVFKTKTGEITIKVEKFQLLSKALRGLPEKWHGLKDIETRYRQRYLDLIVNDDVAGIFNKRAKIISSIRNYLDKNGFVEVETPMMQSIPGGAAAKPFTTHHNALDIDLYLRVAPELYLKRLVVGGLERIYELGRTFRNEGISTRHNPEFTILEIYQAYSDYNDMMALCKNIIQETAKEIGISKVLVAEKEINLFGDWNRLSLETAFTEAGLNFADIFSEDKLKKLGQEFQVENYQKMPVRKIFDHLFDKLVKPKLIQPTFVVDWPKFLCPLAKSKSERPEIAERFELFIATEELANAYSELNDPVEQKKRFEEQLKEREKGDEEAEFYDEDYIKALEYGMPPTGGLGIGIDRLVILLTQQESIKDVILFPLLKPIK
- a CDS encoding response regulator — its product is MPAKIILIVEDEPAVADLLKFLFEKDGYTTISASDGEEAISLATSNKPDLILLDLMIPKIDGYSVYRQLQADETTANIRIIVLTAKSGMQDLFQFEKNIVAYMEKPFDPKILRDKVKEALNG